The genomic DNA tgtgtCAACGGGGAAGCTGTTATAACAATAATTGCTACGGCAatgatttattattcttttagatGCCACTGGAAGATGCTTTCATGagcaaaggaaaagaaagccTCCTGATCCCTGTACTGACTCGGGTATGAAATCATGGGCTATTGTCCATTTGCATAAAGTCTTGATCTTGTTTGACGTGTGAGATACATGGGACTCCGAATCTGCTTGCTTTAATGTTTGATTCTATTGATTATGTGTTAACCCTGTCATCTGTGATCTGACTTATTGAAGGTTATGGACTCTCTCTTAGTTAACCGCTGTCCTCATCGTTCAGAGATTCAGAGTATAGTGCTAACAGAAACTGAGAGTAAGTGGCTGTTGTATTGGTACTTGGATTTTACTTTGCTAGGTGATAGTTGACAAAATGTACTTAATAAAGTATAAGTTTTGTACTATGTGGTCCATATTGTATTAGTGCAATGTAATACTCCagtcccatattaggaagatgaatTGTCCATATAGAGTTAGTCAATTATAAAGGcactcatgggtgctaagtctcacattggttCCTTATTAGGTGAGACTGGGaattataagtgattttagagaAGTTCTAACTTGATtagtccttttggagtgatagAGCAAATGTAATTAGCATTTTTCCTAAGTCGTTACATGTTAAATTTAGTATGGTTGTCTGGTAGGTCAAGGGGTAGCCCCCCACCCTTAACAATGGTGTTGGCAGAAAGGTATAATGATAGTATGCTACTCAGATTTTGGAATAAATATAGGCTTTTTCTTAAATTTGATAAGTTCCaagggagtttttttttttggtggataaGTTCCAAGGGAGGTTGAGTTGCTTTAATAACTCCCTGGATGATCAAAACAGTGGAACCTTTCTCTTCTGATGTGCAACTATaaacacctttttcttttcaaacccATCATTGAACCTCCCTATGGTTTAGATTCATCATATTTTTTAGCCTAATTGATGGATTCTTCCATTGTTGTATCCATTGTTGTACATGAGTCGGATGAAACACGAAAAATTTAGCCCTTAGTTGGCCTTTAAGATGGGCGGAAAAATAGCTGCTCTAtttccaaatccaagaaaagagCTGTCTTTTTCCTCTTCCATGAAGTGTCAATTTAGACATTGTCATGCTTCAAGCAACACTGCACGTCATGTGGGAGAATCCGTCAATTGGCATGGAAAATATGGTGATTTCTTTTACTTTGAACCACAAAGAGGTTTGAAGACGGTTTCTGAAAAGAAACCTGGAAGGTAATTTGTAATTATCCCTAACTTCATGGaggtaatttataatttatgatAGATTTTACAAACCTgttttttatcaattaaatatgTCAAATATCATGGTTGGGTAAATTGGAAACATTTTTTGATCGCCAAGAAACCGATAGGGATGTTTTGATCGGGGTACTAATTGATATTGTTTTCAAGTAATGTTATCGCAACTTTTCATTGTACTGTTATCTTCTATTGTTTAAGAAATCCTAATGTATTAGCAGCTCTTGACGTTGATACAATTGTAAATACTTATTGACTGGATGTGATATTTTCAGGCACTGACTACTTAATGTTGGGAAGCGTAGATTCATATGGTCACCTTATTGTATCTAAACTAGATACTGCTGGTAAAGGTAGTTTCTCTTTATAATTAATCATCATGATGTTAATACATCTCATAATGAAGATTTGATAGTAAAATTTTGCAGCATATGTTTATTTTAATGGAAAGATCAAGAAATTTGGAAGCGCTTCTCCCTCTTGAACTTTTCTAGTTGGGATTATTTATTCAacccctctcttttttttctttttctttttttatagttttataaGTAGCACACCTACATTGCTAACCCAGGAGTGAGTACAATTATCTAGTTTTCTTTTACAGAAGGTAAAGGTTGATTGATTACTGATGATAAGCTGGTGGTGGTGTTGGATACAGGCTGGTGGGACCTTCCTCAATTAGCACCCACCTTTTCAAGCGAGTAaaccaaaattatttaaatttgtatATACCAATCTCTTTTCTAGCAGCAGCTCCCTACCCctcttttttccctctctctgtGCTGGTATTTTGTAAGTTACTTGAGCTAATGTGCCAGTCATGTGCCTCGGGTTTCCTCAGAGCTTGCTAGCTTGGGTTAATTTTGATCATTAATATATCATTATGTTAAAAGAGCAGTCAGTATCCTGTCCTTTCTTATTAATGCATTGGTGGATGTACTGACTCCATTTGAGCTTTTCCCTCATATAATGCTTAGTTTACCAGGATTATGAACGCTTATGTCATGCTGTAAATTGAGTTACAAGGCAATAGATGAAGCTTTATGTATGCTAGTTGTTTTGCTGTTGGATTCCACTTTGTTTCTATTTCTGGCTTTGCTCTTTTAAAGGGTAGAATCGACTTATTTGTAATACTGCTGAAATTTTCAGATGTAAACAGGCTCACATATTCAGTATTGCCTCGAGATAATGGTGTTGGCGAAGGCAGTTGGGCAGGGCTCTGTTTCAGTCCAAGTCAATGGTCTATGGTACCTCATTTCTCTTGTTAACTTATTTGGTCTATAAGATGCTTAATCTGGTATACATCCATGTCTCTCAGATTTATATTCATGCATCAGTTAGCAGAAAACAGGAACTGCTGACGCTTAACCTTGTTGAAATATTAAGTTGTGTTGTCTCCATTTTTTTagattattataattatttacatTTTGATGGCTTACTATCTGAAAGGATATTATAAATTTAGCATCTTGCATGTCAATTGGTAAAATCGTGCTTGGAAGCATAGGGATGGGCCTGGTGGCTCCACCACATTTGGCCCCAATATTTTCTCAAGAGATGGATCCAGATCTCATTGTCCAATGGCGAGATCTGGATCTCGCCATCCAAAATTTAACTTCATTTCAGGTTTTAAAACCTATTCTAACTGAATTCTGTGAATGGTATGTAATTTGGATTAGGGGCCTTGTTTGGTCTCTTAATGTGTCTTCTGTGGATTAAACTGGTCAACTACTGATATTTTGTGGTGATAGGCCTGAGCTGACAGATTCATTTATTTATCGTGGTAGTTTTTCGCTTTATTGGATATTTGTTAAGGGTGCCCAATAGTACTTCTTTAGCTCCTTTCCAGTAGCAACATCCAACTGGAAAGCAATTTGGTATTGGTGGCAAATTTTCTTTATGGCTTGTATTGTGTTTTCCATATAATTCAATTGGAAACTCGTCTGTGATCAACTCATAAATTATCTATCTTTCCATTTTACCATccaaaaattaagttaatgGATGTGGCTAAACCTGTCGCTGAATAATTTGCACGATTGGGCCAATTTTTCTAGTCGGGGAAGTTGAGTTTACTAAAGAAGGATGAGATTATAATTATTGCTAGTCTACAATAATTGGTAACGTATGGGAGAGGTCAAAGCTAAAatagaagagggaaaaaaaaaatggagcaaAAAGAGAATAGGTTCTCTTTTCTATCCTTTTAGTTTTTGAACATTTAGCTCCATTTCTACTTTAAAGTTGTGtgtgctttcttttctttcccaccCTTAAATAGGGTTTCCCTGTTGTGCTGACTATTCTCTTTTCAGGCTGCTGTAGCACGTAGCTTCTGCAAAACTGTTGATGTTTATGACCAGGATATTCATGTCCGGACATTACGTACGTAAGTAATATGTCTAGTGTTtaaatgttcttttttatttaatagaaGTCACCATCACTCTTgcctctcctttttttttttttttttttaattcttccttcttctttttctttttcttttttttgaattaactACATCCATATGATATGATCACTTAACTGATATGCACCTTGATGagcataaaagtgaaaattctgAACAACTAACCTTGGACTATCTTGCCACTTCCATATGATGGTATACCATCTCATAGGttgaaaatttctttaattagagCATCACAGAATTATGGACTTGGTTTACCCCAAAATTTGAactgtttttcttcttcctggACATCCTTCATTATTGACGCGGCCTTGCAGACTCTGGTATCCATCCTCGTTGAACTTTATACAAAATCCATGTCTTGTGAATGAAAGTTCTATATTAGCCGTCACTGAAGGCTTCCAGGTACAATTTTGTTCCtttatagtttttaaatttcttcAGTGTCATGATGAGCTCTGCTCCTCCTTTCTTTACTTGCATGTATTGCATTACTTCGTCTGTTGGTATGACTGCAGCTGACTATATGGGACttgagaatgaaagaaaacGGCGGTTGTATACAGCGAGTCTGCGGTGCCCCTGGTGATATCTTATATGCTGTCTGCAGTTCTTCAACTGGTAATATTGCTGTTGGTGGAGCTGATCGTACTGTGACCATCTATGATCCTCGCAGGTCGGTCCCATTAGaatgtttttaaatcaaaaaggcATTGATTAACTAAGTGGGGCCCATTCTTTGTACTTTCTGTCAGTAGTACATGGCACATATTGATGATGTATGGGACTAGCAAATCATTTTTGTTCTGCATGTTAGTTTATGTTTCTTTCCCCTGTGCTTCACGGTTGCCCAGAATATGGGATGAAACAGAGATTGGTGTGCTGAAAATTTTCACCTTGCTCAGTACGAGACCCTGATTTGTCTTTTACATCTTGAATGTAGATGGTCAGCATTATCAAGATGGGTGCACTGCTCAAAATATGAGGTCAgtcaatatataaattactttttCTACCCTGGTACTTGTCATTGCTTGGGCCCTTTTCTACAATATACTATTGAATCATATCTGTGGAACTGTGAAGATACAAGGAGTGTTTTAGTTTGTACTGCATTTTCATTGGAATCGACTTGTTTGATTAGAAAAGGAACAAGTATTCTATTATAATACATGTATCTATTCTGTGCTGGAGCATTTCTGGAGAAGTTTACTTGATTATGCAATATAATTTTCCAACCCATTTTTTCTACAAAATCAGTGTTCTTATCAATAAACATTGCTGTTTTTTTGAAGTTGTACATAGTTGCTTTTGACATTTTTCCCTCGTCAATGtattttattatgtaaaactggCACATTCAAAGAAATTATTTGTCCATGAAAAACTCTCCATTCTTTCCTTCTGGTCCCTTGGGTGACAAGAGGACCCCAAGGACCTCAAATTATCCTGCCAGTATCTTATTCAGTATTGAGCAAGTTTATGTTCCCAAATCCCAATGAACTTTTCATTCCCGGTAAATGCTTGCAATTACAAAACTTGGGTCTTCACAATGTTCTTCTAATCTACTAGAATAGATATTTCAGACCCCTTGCTCCTACTTTCACGTATAAAGGACTAACAATTTTATGATAAGCATGCGAACAGTTCACATCAGTTGCTTTCATGGTGCAAAGTTTGTAAATTTCCACTGTTGTTGTATCAAGCTTAAGAAGATCACTAGATTTGCAtgtcttttgaatttttcaatggTAGAGATAACTTTGATGTCATTGTTACTGCAGATAACCGGGCTGGCTTTTTCATCAATTGATCCTGATCATATCTATATACAAGGGGTTGACTATGAGGTGATTGGCTTCAAAACTACTAGAGCttaaatcatttctcttttaattgcTCCTTTGCTTCAGCTGTGTATGACCTATTAGCTTCAAGtagttcttttcttcttttgatccCATATAATGAGAAGTGTTTGTTTATTTAGTAttggttggttttgttttcttgttcttgGAAAACAGAAATTTATTTGATGtataaacaagaaataaaactgatcAAACTG from Corylus avellana chromosome ca6, CavTom2PMs-1.0 includes the following:
- the LOC132185967 gene encoding uncharacterized protein LOC132185967 isoform X1 yields the protein MLEVKSLRKAVVPSTLIEHPSPGNLQSTRLALHASDDGSSCWAYVASGCHVYKIQMPLEDAFMSKGKESLLIPVLTRVMDSLLVNRCPHRSEIQSIVLTETESTDYLMLGSVDSYGHLIVSKLDTAGKDVNRLTYSVLPRDNGVGEGSWAGLCFSPSQWSMAAVARSFCKTVDVYDQDIHVRTLRTLWYPSSLNFIQNPCLVNESSILAVTEGFQLTIWDLRMKENGGCIQRVCGAPGDILYAVCSSSTGNIAVGGADRTVTIYDPRRWSALSRWVHCSKYEITGLAFSSIDPDHIYIQGVDYEYYSISLPFKKISIPDSLPPSWKGGWVISLDPLAFLLAMDLQGIWQSKHNKGLVQLLSRRNHKEHLLNRFFVDTGKKAIKCFHLEEIRTGLGLASAPKGMF
- the LOC132185967 gene encoding uncharacterized protein LOC132185967 isoform X2, with product MLEVKSLRKAVVPSTLIEHPSPGNLQSTRLALHASDDGSSCWAYVASGCHVYKIQMPLEDAFMSKGKESLLIPVLTRVMDSLLVNRCPHRSEIQSIVLTETESTDYLMLGSVDSYGHLIVSKLDTAGKDVNRLTYSVLPRDNGVGEGSWAGLCFSPSQWSMAAVARSFCKTVDVYDQDIHVRTLRTLWYPSSLNFIQNPCLVNESSILAVTEGFQLTIWDLRMKENGGCIQRVCGAPGDILYAVCSSSTGNIAVGGADRTVTIYDPRRWSALSRWVHCSKYEITGLAFSSIDPDHIYIQGVDYEVFCGHWKEGNKVFSFRGDSNWLGFSKCSKRDVLGGWCDSGSIFVADVVAKESETNT